A window from Musa acuminata AAA Group cultivar baxijiao chromosome BXJ3-10, Cavendish_Baxijiao_AAA, whole genome shotgun sequence encodes these proteins:
- the LOC108951449 gene encoding nucleoside hydrolase 3-like, translated as MIRTGRSVALLFLVLMEFLGWKSCVVDAKPRRILLDTDMDTDDFFALLYLLKQNRSQFDLKAITISANAWTDAGHAVNHVYDILYMMNRDDIPVGVGGDGGILDDGTILPHVGGYLPLIEQGMSTAGDCRYRQAIPVGGHGRLDVNTNYGLRRSFLPQGRRRYIPLQQPTAQKVLIDTVSAGPTVLFVIGSHTNIALFLMTNPHLKKNIEHIYIMGGGVKSKNPCCTNNASTSCEPQHCDRKGNLFTGYISNPYAEFNIFGDPFAAYQVFHAGIPVTLVPLDSTNTIPINEEFFDAFQQQQETFEAQYCFKSLKIIRDNWFDNQFYTSYFMWDSFTSGVAIEIMSKSDNYDGENEFAEMKYLNITVVTSNEPYGVRDGSNPFFDGRAVPEFNLQKGGVHSGHVQTGLQDPFCIVKGSDRGICQDGYTKEETGPLAVQVLVAQEAKHNQDVHSPLNRQFFKSFLDVLNVHHPSGRFNFTTEFPFYREILYKPNRTSRTRGRPVVLDMDMSAGDFIALIYLLKAPVEIVDLKGILVSGNGWATAATIDIIYDVLHMMGRDDVPVGLGNLTALGAPSLGCKYVKAIPQGSGGLLDSDTLYGLGRTLPRSPRSYTVGNPVRFGALGNTDQPKLRQALALDVWQSISRALQPGEKLTVLTNGPLTNLANIIDLDKSAAEVIQDVYVVGGQVIDGKNKTGNVFTVPSNEFAEFNMFLDPLAAKKVMESNLRITLIPLSAQQKVSSFKRTLQNLKIAEKTPESIFAHSLLSLLDKLQQKQPKLYNHMEIFLGEVLGAVFLVEHSKLNATMQTEKITVLTGNMSLDGQITVDKRYGKLVNIVDEFDSEAYYKLLADLLGDKQQSAVIGSFEEQQKIWRTPPK; from the exons ATGATTAGAACCGGAAGGAGTGTGGCGCTTCTGTTCCTGGTGCTGATGGAATTCCTTGGTTGGAAATCTTGCGTGGTGGACGCGAAGCCTCGCCGGATTCTCTTGGACACGGACATGGATACCGATGACTTCTTTGCGCTTCTGTACCTGTTGAAGCAGAACCGATCGCAGTTCGACCTCAAG GCTATTACGATTAGCGCGAATGCATGGACCGATGCAGGGCATGCTGTCAATCATGTGTACGACATCCTTTACATGATGAACCGGGACGACATTCCCGTCGGAGTCGGAGGTGATGGTGGAATACTGGACGACGGCACCATACTCCCGCACGTTGGTGGCTATCTCCCCCTAATAGAACAG GGAATGTCGACGGCAGGCGACTGCCGTTATCGACAAGCGATTCCGGTAGGTGGTCATGGAAGATTAGATGTCAACACTAACTATGGCTTGCGTAGGAGCTTCCTACCTCAG GGCAGAAGGCGTTACATTCCTCTTCAGCAACCCACAGCTCAAAAAGTTCTGATTGACACAGTCTCTGCTGGCCCTACTGTGCTCTTTGTTATTGGATCTCACACCAACATTGCTTTGTTTCTCATGACCAACCCACATCTGAAGAAGAACATCGAGCACATCTATATTATGGGAGGTGGTGTAAAGTCGAAGAACCCTTGCTGCACAAACAATGCAAGCACTTCTTGCGAGCCTCAGCACTGTGACCGTAAGGGGAACCTGTTTACAGGATACATCAGCAATCCTTATGCAGAGTTCAATATATTTGGAGATCCTTTTGCTGCATACCAG GTCTTTCATGCTGGGATTCCAGTTACTCTCGTTCCACTTGATTCGACCAACACTATCCCCATCAATGAGGAATTTTTTGATGCGTTCCAACAGCAGCAAGAAACATTTGAGGCACAATACTGTTTCAAATCTCTAAAAATCATTCGGGATAACTGGTTCGACAACCAGTTCTACACA AGCTACTTCATGTGGGACTCCTTCACTTCTGGTGTGGCCATAGAGATCATGAGCAAATCGGACAACTATGATGGTGAGAATGAATTCGCAGAGATGAAATATCTGAACATAACAGTCGTTACTTCAAACGAACCATATGGTGTGCGTGATGGCTCCAATCCTTTCTTTGATGGGCGTGCCGTTCCGGAGTTCAATCTGCAGAAAGGTGGAGTGCACAGTGGTCATGTTCAAACTGGCCTTCAAGATCCATTTTGCATTGTGAAGGGAAGCGACAGAGGGATATGCCAG GACGGGTACACCAAGGAAGAAACCGGTCCATTAGCAGTTCAAGTACTTGTTGCACAGGAAGCAAAACATAACCAAGATGTTCACAGTCCATTAAACAGGCAGTTCTTCAAAAGCTTTCTGGAT GTTCTCAATGTCCACCACCCATCTGGACGTTTCAACTTCACAACAGAGTTCCCTTTTTACAGAGAAATCCTCTACAAGCCAAATCGTACAAGTCGAACGCGGGGAAGGCCGGTGGTGTTGGACATGGACATGAGCGCTGGAGACTTCATTGCACTCATCTATTTGCTCAAAGCTCCTGTGGAGATCGTAGACCTCAAG GGAATACTAGTGAGCGGCAATGGATGGGCAACCGCTGCCACCATAGACATCATCTACGATGTGCTGCACATGATGGGCCGTGATGATGTTCCGGTTGGTCTGGGAAATCTCACTGCTTTAGGCGCACCAAGTCTCGGATGCAAGTACGTGAAGGCCATTCCACAGGGCAGTGGTGGACTTCTCGACTCCGATACACTCTATGGACTTGGTCGAACACTGCCCCGGAGTCCCAGGAG CTACACAGTTGGAAATCCTGTGAGGTTTGGAGCACTAGGAAACACTGATCAGCCTAAACTTAGACAGGCATTAGCTCTGGACGTTTGGCAGTCCATCTCGAGGGCACTGCAGCCAGGGGAAAAGCTCACTGTACTGACAAATGGACCTCTTACTAACTTAGCCAACATTATTGATCTGGACAAAAGTGCAGCTGAAGTTATACAG GATGTTTACGTAGTCGGTGGGCAAGTGATCGATGGGAAAAATAAGACAGGAAACGTCTTCACGGTTCCTTCGAACGAGTTCGCTGAGTTCAACATGTTCCTTGACCCTTTAGCTGCGAAGAAGGTTATGGAGTCGAATCTTAGGATCACGCTTATTCCTCTCAGTGCTCAGCAGAAAGTGAGCTCCTTTAAGAGGACCTTACAAAACTTAAAGATTGCAGAGAAGACTCCTGAGTCCATTTTTGCACATAGCTTGCTGTCATTGCTCGACAAACTGCAGCAGAAGCAACCAAAACTATACAATCACATG GAAATATTTCTGGGGGAAGTCCTTGGTGCAGTTTTCTTGGTTGAACATTCTAAACTAAACGCAAcgatgcaaacggagaagattACTGTTTTAACTGGGAACATGAGCCTGGACGGGCAGATTACAGTAGACAAAAGATATGGAAAGTTAGTGAACATAGTGGATGAATTTGACAGCGAGGCATATTACAAGCTGCTTGCAGATTTGTTAGGTGATAAGCAGCAGTCTGCAGTGATTGGGAGCTTTGAGGAACAGCAGAAGATATGGAGGACACCGCCTAAATGA
- the LOC104000618 gene encoding LEC14B protein: MGYGMSRPDMDIDMHDTARGGDAARLRRGHGETFDVDNEIFYLTRLRSEPSARVRQGIDGRRTAPISTVRMLSGREANVSGRGRFSSADCSYVLGQYLPVNGPWPVDRMDSRVYVSQFSEDGSLFVAAFQGSRIRIYNVDKGWKVEKDIRARSLRWTITDTSLSPDRRYLVYASMTPIVHIVNMGTAATESHANITEIHEGLDFSMHEDVESIFGIFSIKFSSDGRELVAGSSDHSIYVYDLEANKLKSRFPAHSFDVNTVAFADETGNVIYSGSDDNLCKVWDRRCFVTERQAAGVLTGHLEGITFIDSHGDGRYFISNSKDQTIKLWDIRKMSSGTNCPKTRTSGWDYRYSQYPPQNKHLKHPNDMSVAAYRGHSVLRTLIRCYFSPSKSTGQKYIYTGSHDTCVYIYDVVSGDHVARLQCHQLTVRDCTWHPYYPLLVSSSWDGLITRWEFPGNDAVHATNNNIRGGSIEDQMFRVMYL, encoded by the exons ATGGGTTATGGCATGAGCAGGCCGGATATGGACATCGACATGCATGATACTGCGCGGGGCGGGGATGCAGCTCGCTTGAGGAGAGGCCATGGTGAAACATTTGATGTGGACAATGAGATCTTTTATCTGACCCGGTTGAGATCCGAGCCTAGTGCACGGGTCCGGCAGGGCATCGATGGAAGGCGCACGGCGCCGATCTCGACGGTCAGGATGTTGTCAGGAAGAGAGGCTAATGTTTCTGGAAGGGGGAGGTTCTCCTCCGCCGATTGCTCTTATGTTCTTGGCCAGTATCTGCCTGTCAATGGCCCGTGGCCTGTAGACAGAATGGATAGCCGAGTATATGTTTCGCAGTTCTCGGAAGACGGTTCACTCTTTGTGGCTGCATTCCAG GGAAGTCGTATAAGAATCTACAATGTCGATAAGGGGTGGAAAGTGGAAAAGGATATCCGTGCCAGAAGCTTGAGATGGACAATAACTGATACATCCCTCTCCCCAGATCGACGATATCTT GTCTATGCCAGTATGACGCCTATTGTTCATATTGTTAATATGGGAACCGCTGCAACAGAATCACATGCTAATATTACA GAAATCCATGAAGGATTAGACTTCTCTATGCATGAGGATGTGGAAAGCATTTTTGGcatattttctataaaattttcatCTGATGGTCGGGAGCTTGTTGCTGGCAGCAGTGACCAttcgatatatgtttatgacctTGAAGCAAACAAACTAAAATCACGTTTTCCTGCTCATTCG TTTGATGTGAACACAGTGGCGTTTGCTGATGAAACTGGGAATGTCATATACTCCGGAAGTGATGATAACCTTTGCAAG GTCTGGGACAGGCGTTGCTTTGTCACAGAAAGACAAGCTGCTGGAGTTTTGACTGGCCATTTAGAAGGAATTACTTTCATCGATAGCCATGGAGATGGTCGGTATTTTATTTCAAATAGTAAAGATCAAACTATCAAGCTGTGGGACATCCGAAAAATGTCTTCTGGTACAAATTG TCCAAAGACAAGAACTTCTGGTTGGGATTACAGATACTCACAGTATCCACCTCAGAATAAACATCTAAAACATCCAAATGATATGTCAGTAGCTGCATACAGAGGCCATTCAGTTTTACGTACTCTAATACGCTGTTATTTTTCCCCCTCAAAGAG CACTGGCCAAAAGTACATTTATACTGGATCTCATGACACTTGCGTCTACATATATGACGTG GTGAGTGGAGATCATGTTGCACGACTGCAGTGCCATCAGTTGACTGTAAGAGACTGCACCTGGCacccctactaccctttgctcgTCAGCTCTTCTTGGGATGGCCTGATTACTCGATGGGAATTCCCAGGGAATGATGCAGTCCATGCCACCAATAACAACATCAGAGGAGGATCCATCGAAGACCAAATGTTCCGTGTCATGTATCTCTGA
- the LOC135651877 gene encoding gibberellin receptor GID1C-like, with translation MAGSNEVNANESKMVVPLHTWVLISNFKLAYNMLRRPDGTFDRHLAEFLDRKVPANASPVNGVVSFDVVIDRTNNLLARIYRPAPPNPTTPLADLHRPPSPDPFPVIIFFHGGSFAHSSSNTAIYDSLCRRFVSLCGAVVISVDYRRSPEYRYPCAYDDGWAALKWASTEPWLHSGKDAKLRVFLCGDSSGGNIAHHVAVKAAESGIEVSGNILLNPMFGGNHRTESEKRLDGKYFVTIQDRDWYWKAYLPEGADRDHPACNPFGPNGMKLEELPFTRSLVIVAGLDLVQDWQLAYTEGLKKAGKEVKLVYREQATIGFYLLPNTDHFYEVMEEIRNFVTCNLKQPANI, from the exons ATGGCGGGAAGCAACGAGGTGAACGCCAACGAGTCCAAG ATGGTGGTTCCCCTGCACACCTGGGTCCTCATCTCCAACTTCAAGCTGGCCTACAACATGCTGCGCCGCCCTGACGGCACCTTCGACCGCCACCTCGCCGAATTCCTCGACCGCAAGGTCCCCGCCAATGCCTCTCCCGTCAATGGCGTCGTCTCCTTCGACGTCGTCATCGACCGCACCAACAACCTCCTCGCCCGCATCTACCGCCCCGCCCCTCCCAACCCCACCACGCCCCTTGCCGACCTCCACCGGCCTCCCTCCCCCGATCCCTTCCCCGTGATAATCTTCTTCCACGGCGGCAGCTTCGCCCACTCCTCGTCCAACACTGCCATCTACGACTCCCTCTGCCGCCGCTTCGTCTCCCTATGCGGTGCCGTCGTCATCTCCGTCGACTACCGTCGATCACCGGAATACCGGTATCCCTGTGCCTACGACGACGGATGGGCCGCCCTCAAGTGGGCTTCCACCGAGCCATGGCTCCACAGCGGCAAGGATGCTAAACTTCGGGTGTTCCTCTGTGGTGACAGCTCCGGGGGGAACATCGCACACCATGTGGCAGTCAAGGCTGCAGAATCCGGGATCGAGGTGTCCGGGAACATCCTCCTCAACCCCATGTTCGGTGGTAATCACCGGACTGAGTCAGAGAAGAGATTGGATGGGAAGTACTTCGTCACGATTCAAGACAGGGATTGGTACTGGAAGGCTTATCTCCCCGAGGGAGCCGACAGAGACCACCCCGCTTGCAACCCCTTTGGCCCCAACGGCATGAAGCTCGAAGAGCTTCCTTTCACCAGGAGCCTCGTTATAGTGGCAGGTCTGGATCTTGTTCAGGACTGGCAATTGGCCTACACCGAGGGGTTGAAGAAGGCCGGCAAAGAGGTCAAGCTTGTCTACCGTGAACAGGCCACGATCGGGTTCTACTTGTTGCCGAACACCGACCATTTCTATGAAGTAATGGAGGAGATCAGGAACTTCGTTACTTGTAACTTAAAGCAACCTGCAAATATATGA